DNA from Thermodesulfobacteriota bacterium:
TCCAGCGGCCTCCCGTACCGCCTCCTCGCCTTCCATGCCCAGCAGTGCGCCGAAAAGTACCTGAAGGCCTATCTCGTCTGCGCCGGCGTCGATTTTCCCTACACCCACAACATCCGCCGTCTCCGCGAGCTCTGCGAGGCCTCGGCGGGATGGATCGGCGTTCTGGACGCCGCAGACGACCTCTCCGTCTTCGCCACCACGGCCCGCTATCCTGGGGAAGCCGCCGAGGTGAGTCGGGAAGAAGCGCTTCG
Protein-coding regions in this window:
- a CDS encoding HEPN domain-containing protein, which translates into the protein MSAPDPEVLRKIQQWVTFADEDLRLARLALTLSSGLPYRLLAFHAQQCAEKYLKAYLVCAGVDFPYTHNIRRLRELCEASAGWIGVLDAADDLSVFATTARYPGEAAEVSREEALRAIALAEQTRNVVRRALAEQAIALAESENA